In Pirellulales bacterium, the genomic stretch CTAAACACCGCTGGAAACCTGTAGGACGAACCTTCCTCTCAAAAGTGGCTGGTTTTCACCCGCCGATCACTGGCTGGAGTTGCGCGCCGACTGACAAGCGCGCGGCTTTGCGTTCGCCTTTGGTCGGTTTGAATCGGTGTAGGCGACGTATTCGGCATGGAGGATTTAGGCATGCTCGCATGGACGCGGTATCTCGTTTTGGCGTGGATGGCAACGCTAGCGTCCCTCGCCGTCACTCGTTCGCTTGCTGCTGATAAACCAGTCGTTGCTCGTCGGCCTGTATTATTGCCCGGACAAATCGATTTTCGCGCGAGCCGCGTATTTATGCTGGTTGGCAAGACCGGGCTGGGCCATGAACACGGAGTTGAGGGTTGCCCTAAGTCCGGATTCCTGAAGCTCGGCGCAGCCCGCAACGCAGGACAACTCGTGTTTGACATGACAACCTTTAAGGCCGATACACCCATCGCGCGGCAATACGTTGGGCTTGCAGGAACGACTGACGTCGATACCCAGCAGCAAGTAAATGCCAACATGTTGGGCGTCCACGTTTTAAACGTTCAAAAGTTTCCTACGGCGACGTTCAAGGTGAACTCTAGCCTGCCGCTCCGAGTACAGCAGCCGACTGCACCACCCCAATACCAGTTGGACGGGGAGTTTACGCTGCTCGGCGCGACTCGAAATCTCAGCGTAGTTGCCGAAGCGACTCCCATCGAAGGCTGCATGCGCATTCGCTGCAATTTTTCAATTCTGCAGAGCGACTACGGAATTATTCCCTATAGCAAGGCCTTCGGAGCTGTGGGAGTCGCGGATCGAATCACGATCTGGGGCGACCTGCGGATTGCGATTCAAACGGGAGACTAACCGTGATCTCCGAGCGCTGCGTAGCTGCCGAGTTGATGGATCAGCCGGGCCTCGACCGCGCACTGCACGTTGAGGCACTGCGCGGGTTGGAGCGGATCAATGCGATTAGTCGCAGTGCGTCAATTCTCTGGCCGCAGATCATGGAGTTGGCGCGCACGATCGCGCCAAGGCAATTACGCGTCTTGGATGTAGCGTGCGGGGGTGGCGACATTGCGGTGGCTTTGTCGCGCCGTGCCGTCCGGGCTGGGCTGTCCATCCAGCTCGATGGATGCGATATCAATGACTGTGCCGTCGCGGAAGCACAGCGCCGTGCCCAGGCTGCTCATGTCGATACGACTTCGTACTTTCGCCTCGATGCAGTGCAGGAACAGTTGCCGCGCGGCTATGACGTAATTACCTGTTCCCTCTTCCTGCACCACCTCAGCGAAAACAAGGCAATCGACCTAATGGGCCGTATGGCCGAGGCGGCATCGCATGCCGTCTTGATCAGCGACTTGCAAAGGAGCTGGTTGGGTTACGGGTTGGCCTGGGTCGGTTGTCGTTTGTTGACGCGCTCGCCAATCGTACACGTCGACGGGCCACGATCGGTTGCCGCGGCGTTCGCAGTCGCCGAAATCGGCTCCCTTGCGGCCCGGAGCGGGCTAGACGGTGCCGTCATCACTCACCACTGGCCCCAGCGGTGGCTATTGGCATGGAGTAAGCGATGAGCTGTTGCGCCACCTTGTCAGCAGGCGACGCCACCGAAGTCGTTTGGGACGTAATTGTGATCGGTGCCGGGCCGGCGGGTGCGGTTGCCGCGCGCGAGTTGGCCCGACGAGGCGCAACAACTCTGTTGGTTGAACGACAATCATTCCCTCGCACCAAAGTATGTGGTGGTTCGCTCAATGGCCAGGCCCTGGTCAGCCTTCCACAACTGGGGCTATCGCACATCTTGCCGGCTGCATTTGCGGCGCCGGTGTCCCGCTTTATGGTGCAAGCAAATAAGCGACGCGTTGTTCTCGATCTTCCCGCAGGAGTGGCAATCCGACGTGCGGAATTCGACGAACAATTGGTGCAGTCTGCGAGCGACGCGGGGGTGGCATTTCTGCCAGAAACGACGGCTATCGTCGAGCCATTTAGCGCGTCGGATCTAACATATCGCCAAGTCTCATTGAGTCATCATGGGCAGCAAGGTCTGGCCACGAAAGCCCGAATTGTAATAGCCGCTGATGGTCTTGGGCATGCGTGCTTGCGACATGTGCAGATGTTTCGGAGCAGCACCATCCGCGATGCCCGGGTTGGATTGGGCCTTGTTCTTCACAAGCAGGAGGCCTACGAGGGAGGAGCCATTCACATGGCGATTGGCCGAAGTGGCTACGTAGGCCTCGTGCGAACGGCCGACGAGAACCTGAATGTCGCTGCGGCGGTCGACCCGGCCGCGTTGCGAGCCACAAGCATGCCGGGTGAATTCATAAACCGAATTCTGAGGGATGCCGGGCTGCCCCTACTGTCGTTGGATGCGGCATCGAAATGGCGTGGGACACTCCCATTGTCGCGTGTGACAAGCCGACTAGCGGGAGGGAGGACTTTTCTGCTGGGCGACGCCGCGGGATACGTCGAGCCGTTTACTGGCGAGGGGATGGGTTGGGCGATCGCCTCTGCGATTTCGGTCGTGCCTTACGTTGTACGACTTCTCGAGCGCTGGGATGACGCCGGCGCGCGGCAATGGGAAACCGCGCAACGACGACAGATGGCACGCAACCAGATTACCTGTCGAGTTTTAGCGAAATTGTTGCGGCAACCCGCGGCAGTCGGCTTGACGCTGAAAGCGTTGCAGGCGATTCCGGCTTTGGCGCGTCCCATCGTACGACGAATCCAGTCGGGGCCTGTTCATTTGCAAGAGAGCCTGACATGAGCCTTTTGATTGCCGGAATGGGAACGTCGGTTCCTACATACCAGATCGAACAATCGGATGCTGCGGAACAGGCGTCGCAGCTATCCTGTCAGACGCTAGCGCAAAAACGATTGCTCAAGACCTTGTACCGCCGGGCGGGGGTGCAAACGCGACATAGCGTATTGCTGGAATCGGCAACGAATGGTCGACCGGCCGAGCAAGAGTTCTACACGTCAAACGACCAGCAGGGCCCTTCTACCGCCGAACGTATGGCGGCTTACGAGTTGCACGCTGCACCACTGGCCGTCGCCGCCGCACGCAATGCACTGGTAGCCGCACATATCGGCGGTGACGAGGTAACGCACCTGGTCACGGTCTCGTGCAGCGGTTTTTCGGCACCGGGTGTGGATCTGGAAATAATTTCCGAATTGGCTTTGCCCGTCGCGACATCGCGCACCCACGTAGGCTTCATGGGCTGTCACGGTGCGCTCAATGGTCTGCGAGTTGCGGCCGCGTACGCTGGTGCCGATCCTGGCGCGCGCGTGCTAATATGCGCGGTGGAATTGTGTAGCCTGCACCATCAGTACGGGTGGGAGCCCGATCAAATCGTGGCCAATTCCTTATTCGCCGACGGCGCAGCGGCAATCGTCGGATGGGCGGCCGTGCCCCGCGCGGATCAATGGCAT encodes the following:
- a CDS encoding YceI family protein; this translates as MTTFKADTPIARQYVGLAGTTDVDTQQQVNANMLGVHVLNVQKFPTATFKVNSSLPLRVQQPTAPPQYQLDGEFTLLGATRNLSVVAEATPIEGCMRIRCNFSILQSDYGIIPYSKAFGAVGVADRITIWGDLRIAIQTGD
- a CDS encoding methyltransferase domain-containing protein, with protein sequence MISERCVAAELMDQPGLDRALHVEALRGLERINAISRSASILWPQIMELARTIAPRQLRVLDVACGGGDIAVALSRRAVRAGLSIQLDGCDINDCAVAEAQRRAQAAHVDTTSYFRLDAVQEQLPRGYDVITCSLFLHHLSENKAIDLMGRMAEAASHAVLISDLQRSWLGYGLAWVGCRLLTRSPIVHVDGPRSVAAAFAVAEIGSLAARSGLDGAVITHHWPQRWLLAWSKR
- a CDS encoding FAD-dependent oxidoreductase encodes the protein MSCCATLSAGDATEVVWDVIVIGAGPAGAVAARELARRGATTLLVERQSFPRTKVCGGSLNGQALVSLPQLGLSHILPAAFAAPVSRFMVQANKRRVVLDLPAGVAIRRAEFDEQLVQSASDAGVAFLPETTAIVEPFSASDLTYRQVSLSHHGQQGLATKARIVIAADGLGHACLRHVQMFRSSTIRDARVGLGLVLHKQEAYEGGAIHMAIGRSGYVGLVRTADENLNVAAAVDPAALRATSMPGEFINRILRDAGLPLLSLDAASKWRGTLPLSRVTSRLAGGRTFLLGDAAGYVEPFTGEGMGWAIASAISVVPYVVRLLERWDDAGARQWETAQRRQMARNQITCRVLAKLLRQPAAVGLTLKALQAIPALARPIVRRIQSGPVHLQESLT
- a CDS encoding type III polyketide synthase: MSLLIAGMGTSVPTYQIEQSDAAEQASQLSCQTLAQKRLLKTLYRRAGVQTRHSVLLESATNGRPAEQEFYTSNDQQGPSTAERMAAYELHAAPLAVAAARNALVAAHIGGDEVTHLVTVSCSGFSAPGVDLEIISELALPVATSRTHVGFMGCHGALNGLRVAAAYAGADPGARVLICAVELCSLHHQYGWEPDQIVANSLFADGAAAIVGWAAVPRADQWHLVDQRSAVIPGTTEMMHWRIRDHGFQMTLSPQVPQVIDDNLRPWISSWLAEHHLSITDIKSWAVHP